The DNA window GGCGGCGGCCCGGCCTCGATCCCGCTCGTCGAGCACGAAGTCGTCGACCGGTACCAATGGATGACGGTCAATGAATTCAGTGAAGTGCTGGCGATCGGCAACTCACTTCCCGGCCCGATCGCGACGAAAATGGCTGGATATATCGGCTACGAACAAGCCGGCCTCCTCGGCGCCGCTGTCGCCGTGTTTGCGAGCGTCGCCCCGTCGCTCATTTTGCTGCTCGCGCTCTTGCAGCTCTTGTACAAATGGAAAGACGCGCCGCAAGTAAAGCGGCTCACCGCCTACATCCGCCCGGCCGTCGCTGTCATGCTGGGGATCATGGCGATCGACTTTTTCCGCGAGTCATACGAAGGAACCGGGTTCGGCCAAACGGTGTTTCTCGCCGCCGCCAGCGCTTTTCTGTTGCTCGGCAAATGGCGCATCCACCCGGCGTACGTCATCGCCTTGGCGCTTGTGTACGGGGCTGTCTTCTTGTCCTAGACTATGAGTCCGCCATAACGAAGCGAGGTTTCACGCATGTGAAGCCTCGTTTTTCTGTTCTCAAAAGAACGATAAAAACAGCCGATCGTCCTTAAGTAAGAGAATGCATAGCGTTCAAGCGGTTTCTTAGTTGGAGAAATGGCACGATGCCCCCAAAAGGCTATCCGTCTTCAAGCAAGATACAACATATCGTGATGCATAAGTGTTCGAAACGGATGCCTCACCGCATTAGAAGAAACGTTACGCCCGCTAACTCACCAGCTGGCAACAAGACAGAACCCCGAACGTGCGCCGGCGCAAAGAAAACACGTGCCGGCGATACAGACACGTTGTCTATTCCACGGTAAACGTCACGCTCGCCCGGGCGTTCGGCCAGTTTTGTCGGCGAGCCACCACTCAAGCGTGTACGTCCCGGGCGCTAAGTCGCGGAACGTCTCCTGAAAGGACAGCTCTTCGCCTTGTTTTAACGTCCGCTCTTCGTAAATTTGCGCAAACATCTTCCCTTCGCTGAACTGCTTCACCTTTTGCCGTCGCGGTACAAAATGTAGTCATACTGTTTCGAGCTCGTGAACGTCACCGTCTGCACGCGTTCGGTTTGGTTTTTCACCGTGAAGGTAAACACGTAGGCGCCATTTTCTTTTTTGTACGTCAACGACGGCTCAAGCGTCCCGGCGATAATTCCTTTTCCGTCCGCGTGCGCCGGTTTGCCCGCCGGGGCGGGGCCAAGCAAGTCATCCTTTGCCTGCGGTTGCCCGTTGCCGTTTGTATACATAAACAACGCGCTCGCCGCCGCCACCCCAGCCAGCACGGCGGCGATGCCGATCGCTTTTCCTTTGCCCATATCGGACCCTCCTTTTGTCTCTTTCTATTATAGTCGTTTCCCGTTTTCCTCTCGTTACAAACCGTGAAAAAATTGTGAAAAACCGTTGTCCGCCTTGATATTTCTGGTATATATGCCCGATTTGTCTAATAAAATGTTACAAATTGAACAGCAATGAGAGTGGTTGAGGTGGGGATCGTTCACAACCGGCAAGCGACGCGACGAGGACGCTTCCAAGACATCCAGCGAAAGCGGCGCTCATCAGTGGCAAGACGAGTCTCATTTCACACTTCTCACTTCTCACATCCAACTTAGGGAGGGCGAGTGGTGTGCACGATTACATCAAAGAGCGTACGATCAAGATTGGCAAGTATATCGTGGAGACGAGGAAAACCGTTCGCGTCATCGCGAAAGAGTTTGGCGTATCGAAAAGCACCGTGCATAAAGACTTGACCGAGCGGCTGCCGGAAATCAATCCGGAGCTGGCCCAAGAAGTAAAACAAATTCTCGATTACCATAAATCGATCCGCCATTTGCGCGGCGGCGAAGCGACGAAGAAAAAGTACAAAAAACAAGCGGTGAAAAACAACTAACTTTTTCCTTGCCATCTGCCGTTAGCAGTATCATTCCGGCTGCGGAATATGGTAAAATAACCAATTAGGAATGATTTCAGGGCAGAGGCAAGGAGGAGCAAGGTATGTTTTCACGAGATATCGGCATTGACCTAGGCACGGCGAACGTCCTCATTTTCGTCAAAGGCAAAGGCATTGTGCTCAATGAGCCGTCCGTCGTGGCGATCGATAAAAATACGAACAAAGTGCTCGCAGTCGGCGAAGAAGCACGACGAATGGTCGGACGTACCCCTGGGAATATTGTTGCCATTCGGCCGCTTAAAGACGGCGTCATCGCGGATTTTGACATTACGGAAGCGATGCTCAAGCATTTCTTAAGCAAGCTCGACCTAAAAGGCTTTTTCGCCAAACCGCGCATTTTAATTTGTTGCCCGACGAACACGACGTCCGTCGAACGGAAAGCGATCAAAGAGGCAGCGGAAAAAAGCGGCGGCAAAAAGTGTACTTAGAGGAAGAGCCGAAAGTCGCAGCCATTGGCGCCGGAATGGACATTTTCCAGCCGTGCGGAAACATGGTCGTCGATATTGGCGGTGGCACAACCGATGTCGCAGTTCTCTCGATGGGGACATTGTCACCGCCTCTTCCATTAAAATGGCTGGGGACAAGTTCGACATGGAAATCTTACA is part of the Geobacillus sp. 46C-IIa genome and encodes:
- the spoIIID gene encoding sporulation transcriptional regulator SpoIIID, giving the protein MHDYIKERTIKIGKYIVETRKTVRVIAKEFGVSKSTVHKDLTERLPEINPELAQEVKQILDYHKSIRHLRGGEATKKKYKKQAVKNN